Proteins found in one Streptomyces sp. NBC_00461 genomic segment:
- a CDS encoding ABC transporter ATP-binding protein — protein MTLTVPENDRTVRDGAATIEFRGLHRRFGATVALDGLDLTVQPGELLALLGPSGCGKTTALRMLAGFETPDSGALLVDGEDVTGVPAHRRDAGMVFQSYSLFPHLNALDNVAFGLRMRKVATAERRSRAAELLDLVGLADKGERFPHQLSGGQQQRVALARALALRPRVLLLDEPLSALDAKVRTTLREEIRRLQQELGITTLFVTHDQEEALSTADRVAVMRAGRVEQCSTPTELYSRPATAFVAEFVGTTSRIPGVMTAPDTVEVLGRRVPATGEGVTAGADVDVLLRPEGVDVTPDPDAGARVVATAFLGASTRVTVRLPDGVEVKSDVPTRRAGELPVGTPVAVGLQDQEVLVAQRP, from the coding sequence ATGACTCTCACAGTCCCCGAGAACGACAGGACCGTCCGGGACGGTGCCGCCACCATCGAGTTCCGCGGCCTGCACCGCCGGTTCGGGGCGACGGTCGCGCTCGACGGCCTCGACCTGACCGTCCAGCCCGGCGAACTGCTCGCCCTGCTCGGCCCGTCCGGCTGTGGCAAGACCACCGCGCTGCGCATGCTCGCCGGGTTCGAGACGCCCGACTCCGGCGCGTTGCTGGTCGACGGGGAGGACGTCACCGGTGTTCCGGCCCACCGGCGCGACGCCGGGATGGTCTTCCAGTCGTACAGCCTCTTCCCGCATCTGAACGCGCTGGACAACGTGGCCTTCGGGCTGCGCATGCGGAAGGTGGCCACGGCCGAACGGCGTTCGCGGGCGGCCGAGTTGCTGGACCTGGTCGGGCTCGCCGACAAGGGCGAGCGGTTTCCGCACCAGCTCTCCGGCGGTCAGCAGCAGCGTGTCGCGCTCGCCCGGGCGCTCGCCCTGCGCCCGCGGGTCCTGCTGCTCGACGAACCGCTGTCGGCGCTGGACGCCAAGGTGCGCACCACCCTGCGCGAGGAGATCCGCCGACTGCAGCAGGAACTCGGCATCACCACCCTGTTCGTCACGCACGACCAGGAAGAGGCCCTGTCGACGGCGGACCGGGTCGCCGTGATGCGGGCCGGCCGGGTCGAGCAGTGCTCCACGCCCACCGAGCTGTACTCCCGCCCGGCCACCGCGTTCGTCGCCGAGTTCGTCGGGACGACGAGCCGGATCCCGGGGGTCATGACCGCGCCGGACACCGTCGAGGTGCTGGGGCGCCGGGTCCCCGCGACCGGCGAGGGCGTCACCGCCGGCGCGGACGTCGACGTACTGCTGCGCCCGGAAGGGGTGGACGTCACGCCCGATCCGGACGCCGGGGCACGGGTGGTGGCCACCGCCTTCCTGGGCGCGTCCACCCGCGTCACGGTACGGCTCCCGGACGGCGTCGAGGTCAAGTCCGACGTGCCCACCCGGCGCGCGGGTGAACTGCCCGTCGGCACACCGGTGGCCGTCGGACTCCAGGACCAGGAGGTCCTGGTGGCGCAGCGGCCGTAG
- a CDS encoding ABC transporter permease gives MARLNPWRWVVFGLAALYFLVPLGASVIFSVDVNDRITFGAYSQIVSTGGFVSSLVLALELAAATIVLVLLLMVPAMVALRLGAPRLRPVVEVVCSLPLVVPPIAFVAGISTVLKWGPDYLSRTPFFETIVAIQNPDFPFVLVLAYVVMALPFVYRALDAGLRAIDVPTLVEAARSCGANQTQALLRAVLPNLRGALLNASFLTLALVLGEYTVAHLLGFQPFAVWIVDVSGSQAQMSVAVSVLSLLVTWALLLALAALGGRSASSRTVSRGKTTS, from the coding sequence ATGGCTCGCCTGAACCCGTGGCGGTGGGTCGTGTTCGGCCTCGCCGCGCTGTACTTCCTCGTCCCGCTGGGCGCCTCCGTGATCTTCTCGGTCGACGTCAACGACCGGATCACCTTCGGCGCCTACAGCCAGATCGTCTCCACCGGCGGCTTCGTCTCCAGCCTGGTGCTGGCCCTGGAACTGGCCGCCGCCACCATCGTCCTGGTGCTGCTGCTCATGGTGCCCGCGATGGTGGCCCTGCGGCTCGGCGCGCCCCGGCTGCGGCCGGTCGTCGAGGTGGTCTGCTCGCTGCCGCTGGTCGTGCCGCCCATCGCGTTCGTCGCCGGGATCAGCACGGTCCTGAAGTGGGGGCCCGACTACCTCTCGCGCACGCCCTTCTTCGAGACGATCGTGGCGATCCAGAACCCGGACTTCCCCTTCGTCCTCGTCCTGGCCTACGTCGTGATGGCGCTGCCGTTCGTCTACCGGGCCCTGGACGCCGGACTGCGCGCGATCGACGTGCCCACCCTCGTCGAGGCCGCCCGCAGCTGTGGCGCGAACCAGACCCAGGCGCTGCTGCGGGCCGTACTGCCGAACCTGCGCGGTGCCCTGCTCAACGCCTCCTTCCTCACCCTCGCCCTGGTGCTCGGCGAGTACACCGTCGCCCACCTTCTGGGCTTCCAGCCCTTCGCGGTGTGGATCGTCGACGTCTCCGGCTCCCAGGCCCAGATGTCCGTCGCCGTCTCCGTGCTCAGCCTGCTGGTGACCTGGGCGCTGCTGCTGGCCCTCGCCGCCCTCGGCGGCCGGAGTGCCTCCTCCCGTACCGTCTCCCGAGGGAAGACAACATCATGA
- a CDS encoding ABC transporter permease — protein sequence MTSTLPRVDTASAAAPQRRRRAPGWLAVVPLLVVTVIAFGIPALAMLNGAFTVKDQATGATSYTTANLTDSLQGAYLTALLGSVKLSALSAALATVLGLFLAQAVVTSRFRALRDAVLTASGVLANFGGVPLAFAFVATLGNSGVLTQHLGLKDAGWDLYSFWGLTLVYLYFLIPLMVLTITPALEGLRAQWREAAQNNGATHAQYWRHVALPVLTPSLLGGFVLLFGSAFAAYATAAAMVGSSVPLVTLQIADAISGNVLVGQENVALALSLDMVLVAGLVMAVYLPLQRRSARWLA from the coding sequence ATGACCTCCACCCTCCCGAGGGTCGACACGGCGTCCGCCGCTGCACCGCAGCGGCGGCGCCGTGCGCCCGGCTGGCTCGCCGTCGTCCCGCTGCTCGTGGTCACCGTGATCGCCTTCGGCATCCCGGCGCTGGCCATGCTGAACGGCGCGTTCACGGTCAAGGACCAGGCGACGGGCGCGACTTCGTACACCACGGCGAACCTCACGGACTCCTTGCAGGGCGCCTACCTGACGGCCCTGCTCGGCAGTGTCAAGCTGTCCGCCCTCTCCGCCGCCCTCGCCACCGTGCTCGGCCTGTTCCTGGCGCAGGCCGTGGTGACCTCGCGGTTCCGGGCGCTGCGCGACGCCGTGCTGACCGCCTCCGGGGTACTGGCCAACTTCGGTGGCGTACCGCTCGCGTTCGCCTTCGTCGCCACCCTCGGCAACTCCGGCGTCCTCACCCAGCACCTCGGCCTCAAGGACGCGGGCTGGGACCTCTACAGCTTCTGGGGCCTGACCCTGGTCTATCTGTACTTCCTCATCCCGCTGATGGTGCTCACCATCACCCCGGCCCTGGAGGGGCTGCGCGCCCAGTGGCGCGAGGCCGCCCAGAACAACGGCGCCACCCACGCCCAGTACTGGCGGCACGTGGCCCTGCCGGTGCTCACGCCGTCCCTGCTCGGCGGTTTCGTGCTGCTCTTCGGCAGCGCGTTCGCCGCCTACGCCACCGCCGCCGCCATGGTGGGCAGCTCCGTCCCGCTGGTCACCCTCCAGATCGCCGACGCGATCTCCGGCAACGTCCTGGTCGGACAGGAGAACGTGGCGCTCGCCCTCAGCCTCGACATGGTGCTGGTCGCGGGCCTGGTGATGGCGGTCTACCTGCCCCTGCAACGACGGAGCGCGCGATGGCTCGCCTGA
- a CDS encoding ABC transporter substrate-binding protein, giving the protein MSQSRTAALSGSLAVVAALALSACGAAPDNASTTADGKNAATATSAADFGGLDALVKAAKKEGTLHAIALPRDWANYGALIDGFTKKYGIKITVENPDGSSQDEINAVTSRKGQDRTPDVLDLGSSFALSAAQQGLVAPYKVASFADIPTGQKDPQGRWFNDYGGYISIGCDAKRIKTCPTTFADLLKPQYKGQVALNGNPTKSGSAFGGVYAAALANGGSFDNIQPGLDFFAKLKKNGNYTPVESTPATVEKGETPISIDWDYLNAGYADEFKSKGVDWKVSVPSDGQYAQYYSQAINKDAPHPAAARLWQEYLYSAEGQNLWLKGYARPALMTALEKAGTLDKTAAAKLPKVSGTPSFPTEAQQSKAKTAIAEGWAKAISG; this is encoded by the coding sequence GTGTCCCAGTCGAGAACAGCCGCCCTGTCAGGCTCCCTCGCCGTCGTCGCCGCGCTCGCCCTGAGTGCCTGCGGCGCCGCTCCCGACAACGCGTCGACGACCGCCGACGGCAAGAACGCCGCCACCGCCACCTCCGCCGCCGACTTCGGTGGCCTCGACGCCCTCGTGAAGGCCGCCAAGAAGGAAGGCACGCTGCACGCCATCGCGCTGCCCCGCGACTGGGCCAACTACGGCGCCCTCATCGACGGCTTCACCAAGAAGTACGGCATCAAGATCACGGTCGAGAACCCCGACGGCTCCAGCCAGGACGAGATCAACGCCGTCACCTCGCGCAAGGGCCAGGACCGCACGCCCGACGTTCTGGACCTCGGTAGTTCCTTCGCGCTCAGCGCCGCCCAGCAGGGACTCGTCGCGCCCTACAAGGTGGCCTCCTTCGCCGACATCCCGACCGGGCAGAAGGACCCGCAGGGGCGCTGGTTCAACGACTACGGCGGCTACATCTCCATCGGTTGCGACGCCAAGCGGATCAAGACCTGCCCGACCACGTTCGCCGATCTGCTCAAGCCGCAGTACAAGGGCCAGGTCGCGCTCAACGGCAACCCCACCAAGTCGGGTTCGGCCTTCGGCGGTGTGTACGCGGCCGCGCTCGCGAACGGCGGCTCCTTCGACAACATCCAGCCCGGCCTGGACTTCTTCGCGAAGCTGAAGAAGAACGGCAACTACACGCCCGTCGAGTCGACTCCGGCGACCGTCGAGAAGGGCGAGACGCCGATCAGCATCGACTGGGACTACCTGAACGCCGGTTACGCCGACGAGTTCAAGTCCAAGGGCGTCGACTGGAAGGTGTCGGTGCCGAGCGACGGCCAGTACGCGCAGTACTACTCCCAGGCCATCAACAAGGACGCCCCGCACCCGGCGGCCGCCCGCCTGTGGCAGGAGTACCTGTACAGCGCCGAGGGCCAGAACCTGTGGCTCAAGGGGTACGCCCGTCCGGCACTGATGACGGCCCTGGAGAAGGCCGGCACGCTGGACAAGACGGCCGCGGCCAAGCTCCCGAAGGTCTCCGGGACGCCGTCCTTCCCGACCGAGGCCCAGCAGAGCAAGGCCAAGACTGCCATCGCCGAGGGCTGGGCGAAGGCGATCTCCGGATGA
- a CDS encoding GntR family transcriptional regulator — protein sequence MPTRHEEIADELRRAIDREEYAVGSRLPAETELAAHYGVSRGTVRQAVAALTAEGLIGSRQGARRVVLASRRSQSFAELRSFAQWARAMGRVATGRVVSQEYLPATAQDAARLQLREGARVLHVLRVRGLDGEPVLVERTVYADWISPAVEAIDPDAASVTQQLFEDTGLVFAYGEHVIDAVAAGAQDAGLLGIRRTSPLLRVRRVTTTREGRPVEWSDDRYRSDAVSFSVHNSIGNNALARKTAE from the coding sequence TTGCCGACGCGACACGAGGAGATCGCCGACGAGCTGCGGAGGGCGATCGACCGCGAGGAGTACGCGGTCGGCAGCAGGCTGCCCGCCGAGACCGAACTCGCCGCGCACTACGGCGTCTCGCGCGGCACCGTCCGTCAGGCCGTCGCGGCACTGACGGCCGAGGGCCTCATCGGCTCCCGGCAGGGCGCCCGCCGTGTCGTCCTCGCGAGTCGCCGCAGCCAGAGCTTCGCCGAGCTGCGCAGCTTCGCCCAGTGGGCCCGCGCCATGGGCCGGGTAGCGACGGGGCGCGTGGTGTCGCAGGAGTATCTGCCGGCCACCGCACAGGACGCCGCCCGCCTCCAACTGCGCGAGGGGGCACGGGTGTTGCACGTCCTGCGGGTGCGTGGCCTGGACGGCGAGCCGGTCCTGGTCGAGCGTACGGTCTACGCCGACTGGATCTCGCCGGCCGTAGAGGCGATCGACCCGGACGCCGCGTCCGTCACCCAGCAGCTCTTCGAGGACACGGGTCTCGTCTTCGCGTACGGTGAGCACGTCATCGACGCGGTCGCCGCCGGCGCGCAGGACGCAGGCCTTCTCGGCATCCGCCGCACCAGCCCGCTGCTGCGCGTCCGGCGCGTCACGACCACCCGCGAAGGACGCCCCGTGGAGTGGTCCGACGACCGCTACCGCTCGGACGCCGTGAGCTTCAGCGTGCACAACTCGATAGGCAACAACGCGCTGGCCCGCAAGACGGCGGAGTGA
- a CDS encoding FAD binding domain-containing protein, translating to MLLRLPESVSEAQECIAEGAVPVGGATLIWAGWQRDGFPERAMSLRNVPEANVIASGALGAAVVLSRIDERVPEVLHHAAAGVGTGAVRRTATVGGNLVGSTLRCLLPAALVLNARGIVLDRDRVFETDLAEVVAKHHLLLSLHWREPLVSGYRKLSGEAGGAPPLAVAAAVHAHDDGLDRLHVAVRDGYEVLTDDVPCHAGGGAGADRAINALGDTSLGTLHTPAWDAVREHVTQLLARPVSR from the coding sequence GTGCTGCTACGTCTGCCCGAATCCGTGTCCGAAGCGCAGGAGTGCATCGCCGAAGGAGCTGTACCCGTCGGCGGGGCGACGCTGATCTGGGCGGGCTGGCAACGCGACGGATTCCCCGAGCGGGCGATGTCGCTGCGCAACGTGCCGGAGGCCAATGTCATCGCGAGCGGGGCGCTCGGCGCCGCGGTGGTGCTGAGCCGGATCGACGAGCGCGTGCCCGAGGTGCTGCACCATGCGGCCGCCGGGGTCGGAACGGGAGCCGTGCGCCGCACGGCGACGGTCGGCGGCAACCTGGTCGGCAGTACGCTGCGCTGTCTGCTGCCGGCCGCGCTGGTGCTGAACGCCCGGGGGATCGTGCTCGACCGGGACCGGGTCTTCGAGACCGACCTGGCCGAGGTGGTGGCCAAGCACCACCTCCTGCTCAGCCTCCACTGGCGGGAACCCCTCGTCAGCGGCTATCGCAAGCTGTCCGGCGAGGCGGGGGGAGCGCCGCCGCTCGCCGTCGCCGCCGCGGTGCACGCCCACGACGACGGACTCGACCGCCTCCACGTCGCCGTCCGGGACGGTTACGAGGTCCTCACGGACGACGTCCCCTGCCACGCCGGCGGTGGCGCCGGCGCCGACCGGGCGATCAACGCTCTGGGCGACACGTCCCTCGGCACGCTCCACACCCCGGCGTGGGACGCCGTACGTGAGCACGTCACCCAGCTCCTGGCCCGCCCGGTCAGTCGGTGA
- a CDS encoding alpha/beta family hydrolase codes for MQRNESALIVRHAPPATAAAAIMTLHGGLELSRRTARPWQLAALRMRPVLRAAAADSPPDTLLGQVRYRHRGWNTGDPADDALRALDELQRSAGAVPTVLVGHSMGARAALRAASHPLVRGVLALAPWCPPVDSARHLAGVGLLVLHGDHDRVTPPAESADYIRRAREAGAQAGMVVVTGGDHAMLRRSADWHRATTAIVAHLLRPEPGAEGLVAQAYAADGAVHL; via the coding sequence ATGCAGCGGAACGAGTCCGCGCTGATCGTGCGCCACGCGCCGCCCGCAACGGCGGCCGCGGCGATCATGACACTGCACGGCGGCCTTGAGCTGAGCCGCCGGACGGCGCGCCCCTGGCAACTCGCCGCGCTCCGCATGCGCCCGGTACTGCGGGCCGCCGCCGCGGACTCACCCCCGGACACCCTGCTCGGGCAGGTCCGCTACCGGCACCGGGGCTGGAACACCGGTGACCCCGCTGACGACGCCCTGCGGGCGCTCGACGAACTGCAGCGGTCGGCGGGAGCCGTACCCACGGTCCTCGTGGGGCACTCGATGGGAGCCAGGGCTGCCCTGCGAGCCGCGTCCCACCCGCTCGTACGCGGCGTGCTGGCGCTGGCGCCCTGGTGCCCGCCCGTGGACTCCGCCCGCCATCTCGCCGGCGTAGGGCTGTTGGTCCTGCACGGTGACCACGACCGCGTGACCCCTCCCGCCGAATCCGCCGACTACATACGCCGGGCCCGCGAGGCCGGAGCCCAGGCCGGCATGGTGGTGGTCACGGGCGGCGACCACGCGATGCTCCGCCGCAGCGCCGACTGGCACCGGGCCACGACCGCGATCGTCGCCCACCTGCTGCGGCCGGAACCGGGCGCCGAGGGGCTGGTCGCGCAGGCGTACGCGGCGGACGGCGCCGTCCACCTGTAG
- a CDS encoding alpha/beta fold hydrolase, whose product MLAVAVSTATCLGVSSLPATAVQPAGPVVSRGVTIPEFYTPPADLPSADGALVRSEPLPLALSLPGIDGPLPGTATRLMYKSTDSGGRPVAVTGAYIEPAAAWKGSGARPLVAVAPGTMGQGDQCAASLGMQHPLRFNGRTVSVGYEDLAVYRLLAKGIAVVVTDYPGLGATDRLHTYVNRVDEGHAVLDAVRAARSLPGTSITSGSRVALFGYSQGGGATAAAAELQPSYAPDVTLAGTYSGAPPADLTEVTKAIDGSDLAGALGWSVNGFLQSDPALRPIADAHLNAAGRAALKDLSTMCVGDALLAYNSVHSTGWTTDGRSVSDIIQSEPALKAFLDEQRIGTMKPASPVRVATGTGDDLVPHAQARRLAAAWCAKGADVAYKPVVLPNLGRALINHFAPLLADQGDAISWLIDRLNARPAASNCSSLPLLP is encoded by the coding sequence CTGCTGGCCGTCGCCGTCAGCACCGCCACGTGTCTCGGCGTCAGCTCCCTGCCGGCCACTGCCGTTCAGCCGGCCGGTCCCGTGGTCTCCCGCGGTGTGACGATCCCGGAGTTCTACACCCCGCCCGCCGACCTGCCCTCGGCCGACGGCGCCCTGGTGCGCAGCGAGCCCCTTCCCCTCGCGCTGAGCCTGCCGGGCATCGACGGGCCGCTGCCGGGCACGGCCACCCGCCTGATGTACAAGTCCACCGACTCGGGAGGCCGTCCGGTGGCGGTCACCGGCGCCTACATCGAACCGGCCGCCGCATGGAAGGGCAGCGGAGCACGGCCCCTGGTCGCCGTGGCGCCCGGCACCATGGGTCAGGGCGACCAGTGCGCGGCCTCCCTCGGGATGCAGCACCCGCTCCGGTTCAACGGCCGGACGGTCTCGGTCGGTTACGAGGACCTGGCCGTCTACCGCCTGCTGGCCAAGGGCATCGCCGTGGTCGTCACCGACTACCCGGGCCTGGGTGCGACCGACCGGCTGCACACGTACGTCAACAGAGTGGACGAGGGCCACGCCGTCCTCGACGCCGTCCGTGCGGCACGCTCCCTGCCGGGCACCTCGATCACATCCGGTTCGCGCGTGGCGCTGTTCGGCTACAGCCAGGGCGGCGGCGCGACCGCTGCGGCCGCCGAACTGCAGCCCTCCTACGCTCCCGACGTCACCCTTGCCGGAACCTACTCGGGCGCCCCGCCGGCCGACCTGACGGAGGTCACCAAGGCGATTGACGGCAGCGACCTGGCGGGTGCGCTGGGCTGGTCGGTCAACGGTTTCCTGCAGTCCGACCCCGCCCTCCGGCCGATCGCCGACGCCCACCTCAACGCCGCGGGCCGGGCGGCTCTCAAGGATCTGTCGACGATGTGCGTGGGCGACGCGCTGCTCGCCTACAACTCGGTGCACAGCACCGGTTGGACCACGGACGGGCGATCCGTCAGCGACATCATCCAGTCCGAGCCGGCGCTGAAGGCCTTCCTGGACGAGCAGCGGATCGGCACGATGAAACCCGCGTCACCGGTGCGGGTCGCCACCGGCACCGGCGACGACCTCGTGCCTCACGCGCAGGCGCGACGCCTCGCCGCCGCCTGGTGTGCGAAGGGTGCCGACGTCGCCTACAAACCCGTGGTCCTGCCCAACCTGGGACGCGCTCTGATCAACCACTTCGCCCCACTGCTCGCCGACCAGGGCGACGCGATCTCCTGGCTCATCGACCGGCTCAACGCCCGTCCCGCCGCCTCCAACTGCTCCAGCCTGCCGCTCCTGCCCTGA
- a CDS encoding carbohydrate-binding protein: MRRLRACLGAAAAVGLTAAGTTALVAGNASGATNALDNRWYAAAPYLMPLDNDPPDPAAIMDATGLKAFQLAFVLAPNGGGCSPTWGGTAPVSSDTAVQSVINTIRGRGGDVSVSIGGYGGTKLGQTCSDAAATAAAYQQVITKYGLHAIDFDLEEPEYENTAAIKNEIGAAKILQQNNPGLYVSVTTAGTADGTGWFGKQMLLEAKSQGFTPNNFSIMPFDGGFNGAASQTSALTNFNSILQSTFGWDQATAYAHEGFSGMNGRSDTGEVFSQADFQTVLDYATGHHMDRFTFWSLNRDRQCSPVDNGGRTSGTCSSVAQNSWDFAKYSVKFAGATPPSSTPTPTPTPTPTPTPTPTPNGCKTAWSSSAVYTAGNEASYNKHNWKAKWWTQNEAPTASDWGPWQDEGAC, from the coding sequence GTGAGACGTCTTCGCGCATGTCTGGGCGCAGCAGCCGCCGTCGGACTCACCGCCGCGGGCACCACAGCCCTGGTAGCGGGCAACGCCTCGGGCGCGACGAACGCGCTCGACAACCGCTGGTACGCGGCGGCCCCCTACCTGATGCCGCTCGACAACGACCCGCCCGACCCGGCCGCCATCATGGACGCCACGGGGCTCAAGGCCTTCCAGCTCGCCTTCGTCCTCGCCCCCAACGGCGGCGGATGCTCGCCCACTTGGGGCGGGACCGCCCCGGTCTCCTCGGACACCGCCGTCCAGTCGGTCATCAACACCATCCGCGGCAGGGGCGGCGACGTGTCCGTCTCCATCGGCGGATACGGGGGCACCAAGCTCGGTCAGACATGCTCGGACGCGGCGGCGACGGCAGCGGCGTACCAGCAGGTCATCACCAAGTACGGCCTCCACGCGATCGACTTCGACCTGGAGGAACCGGAGTACGAGAACACGGCGGCGATCAAGAACGAGATCGGCGCGGCCAAGATACTCCAGCAGAACAACCCGGGCCTGTACGTCTCCGTGACCACGGCCGGCACGGCCGACGGCACCGGCTGGTTCGGCAAGCAGATGCTGCTGGAGGCGAAGTCACAGGGCTTCACGCCGAACAACTTCTCCATCATGCCGTTCGACGGCGGCTTCAACGGCGCGGCCTCGCAGACGAGCGCGCTCACCAACTTCAACTCCATCCTCCAGTCGACGTTCGGCTGGGACCAGGCCACGGCCTACGCCCATGAGGGCTTCTCCGGGATGAACGGGCGCAGCGACACCGGCGAGGTGTTCAGCCAGGCCGACTTCCAGACCGTGCTGGACTACGCCACCGGTCACCACATGGACCGCTTCACCTTCTGGTCCCTGAACCGTGACCGCCAGTGCTCTCCGGTCGACAACGGCGGGCGCACCTCCGGCACCTGCTCCAGCGTGGCGCAGAACTCCTGGGACTTCGCCAAGTACTCGGTGAAGTTCGCGGGCGCCACACCGCCGTCCTCGACGCCCACACCCACCCCCACTCCCACGCCGACGCCGACGCCGACGCCGACGCCCAACGGGTGCAAGACGGCATGGAGTTCGAGCGCGGTCTACACCGCCGGCAACGAGGCCTCGTACAACAAGCACAACTGGAAGGCCAAGTGGTGGACCCAGAACGAGGCGCCGACCGCTTCCGACTGGGGGCCGTGGCAGGACGAGGGGGCCTGCTGA
- a CDS encoding SGNH/GDSL hydrolase family protein: MTVSHPYLRYVAIGDSLTEGIGDPGPAGGHRGWADRFAEILAQAQPRLTYGNLAVRGKTSTQIRTDQLAPALALRPDLVTVTAGMNDVVRPRYDPESVAANIEETFARLTAAGARVATMTFPDLGKISPVARRVRPRILDLNERVRVIAARHGVVVLDVFPHPFTADPRLWSDDRLHASPIGHARIAAGMAHTFGLPGYDDWTEPLPPRSPVTARQALGADVRWAMDHVGPWLWRRLRGHVPGDGFTAKRPVPGPVTPQHAG; encoded by the coding sequence ATGACCGTCTCGCACCCGTATCTGCGCTACGTCGCGATCGGCGACAGTCTGACGGAGGGCATAGGCGACCCCGGTCCGGCGGGCGGGCACCGCGGTTGGGCCGACCGGTTCGCCGAGATCCTCGCGCAGGCGCAGCCAAGACTCACCTACGGCAATCTCGCCGTGCGGGGCAAGACCAGCACGCAGATCAGGACGGATCAGCTCGCCCCCGCCCTCGCGCTGCGGCCGGACCTGGTGACGGTGACGGCAGGCATGAACGACGTCGTACGACCGCGCTACGACCCCGAGTCGGTCGCCGCGAACATCGAGGAGACGTTCGCGCGGCTGACCGCGGCGGGTGCTCGTGTCGCCACCATGACCTTCCCGGACCTGGGCAAGATCTCTCCGGTCGCGCGCCGGGTGCGGCCCCGGATCCTCGACCTCAACGAGCGGGTGCGCGTCATCGCGGCGCGACACGGCGTCGTCGTGCTGGACGTCTTCCCGCACCCGTTCACCGCCGATCCGCGTCTGTGGAGCGACGACCGGCTGCACGCGAGCCCGATCGGGCACGCACGGATCGCCGCCGGCATGGCTCACACGTTCGGTCTGCCCGGCTACGACGACTGGACCGAACCGCTGCCTCCGCGCTCCCCCGTCACCGCCCGGCAGGCGCTCGGGGCCGATGTGCGCTGGGCCATGGACCACGTCGGCCCCTGGCTGTGGCGGCGACTGCGGGGACATGTGCCGGGCGACGGTTTCACGGCGAAACGGCCCGTTCCCGGCCCGGTGACGCCGCAGCACGCGGGCTGA
- a CDS encoding LacI family DNA-binding transcriptional regulator, translating into MARPTKRTTLREVAEATGLSTAAVSYALRGKHVSKETEERVRRAAAELGYEADPIARALASGRTSMVGVLAGDLQDLWQQQLMAAIGRELLAGDRYALILDAGGDPDRELVLAKQLRDQRVDALLVSPVDPSAKGWAAIAEALPVVAVGDSLSRARTAGQVIFDNRSGIDTVMEYLHGLGHRRVTVLTPTRPSTPDRPADVYVGEAADRLGLRAELVPCPQELSEATAVARRVLQSAHSPTAVFCFSDSLAYGVYAAAAEDSLEVGRDVSVVGFDDHPVSRVLTPPLTTVDWGLGEIAAEAARLTVAAIEGKRVRKKRVLCAPHMRERRSTVRV; encoded by the coding sequence ATGGCCAGGCCCACCAAGCGCACCACCCTCCGGGAGGTGGCCGAGGCCACGGGCCTCTCCACCGCAGCCGTCTCCTATGCCCTGCGCGGCAAGCACGTCTCCAAGGAGACGGAGGAGCGGGTGCGCAGGGCCGCCGCCGAGCTCGGTTACGAGGCCGATCCCATCGCCCGTGCGCTGGCCAGCGGCCGCACCAGCATGGTCGGCGTCCTCGCGGGCGACCTCCAGGACCTGTGGCAGCAGCAGTTGATGGCGGCCATCGGCCGGGAGTTGCTGGCCGGTGACCGGTACGCGCTGATCCTGGACGCGGGAGGTGACCCCGACCGGGAGCTGGTCCTCGCCAAGCAGTTGCGCGACCAGCGGGTCGACGCGCTGCTGGTGTCTCCCGTGGACCCCTCGGCGAAAGGCTGGGCGGCGATCGCCGAGGCACTGCCGGTGGTGGCCGTCGGCGACTCCCTGAGCCGGGCCCGGACGGCCGGCCAGGTCATCTTCGACAACCGTTCGGGCATCGACACGGTGATGGAGTATCTGCACGGACTCGGCCACCGCCGGGTGACCGTCCTGACGCCGACCCGGCCGAGCACACCGGACCGGCCGGCCGACGTCTATGTCGGCGAGGCGGCCGACCGGCTCGGGCTGCGGGCCGAACTGGTGCCCTGTCCACAGGAGTTGAGCGAGGCGACGGCGGTAGCGCGGCGCGTCCTGCAGAGCGCGCACTCGCCGACGGCCGTGTTCTGCTTCTCGGACTCGCTGGCGTACGGGGTGTACGCGGCCGCGGCCGAGGACTCGCTGGAGGTGGGCCGGGACGTCTCCGTGGTCGGCTTCGACGACCATCCGGTGTCGCGGGTGCTCACGCCTCCCCTGACCACGGTGGACTGGGGCCTCGGCGAGATCGCGGCGGAGGCGGCGCGGCTGACCGTCGCGGCGATCGAAGGCAAGCGGGTGCGCAAGAAGCGGGTGCTGTGCGCACCGCACATGCGGGAGCGCCGGTCGACCGTGCGGGTCTGA